From the Paludibacterium paludis genome, one window contains:
- a CDS encoding helix-turn-helix transcriptional regulator produces the protein MDGRLHIARQLSWQAEEGVSMMGSELVALGDAILHTTMPDDGLLLGLTLYGQAESGMPDGPCRRFTVLPGRCWALPVSRHNQLEGRYPAGTRIAGISFFLSEGWLALRRKGDETLTRLCAHCGAGGPAQGELPAALRSHAMRLLRNPHHGEMGRLFLAARAHDLLLGLIESFARPGHTAAAPSVPGLMRMSRARDILESRLETPPGLDELARLAGTSVSALRKDFKAAFGLPVAAYVRKRRLELARGQLEQGQSVTQVAYQAGYDSPANFATAFKREFGLPPSELRRR, from the coding sequence ATGGACGGACGTTTGCATATCGCCAGGCAATTGAGCTGGCAGGCCGAAGAAGGGGTGAGCATGATGGGCAGCGAACTGGTCGCGCTGGGCGACGCCATCCTGCACACCACCATGCCCGACGATGGCCTGCTGCTGGGCCTGACCCTGTATGGTCAGGCCGAGTCGGGGATGCCGGACGGCCCCTGCCGGCGTTTCACCGTGTTACCCGGCCGCTGCTGGGCCTTGCCGGTCAGCCGGCACAACCAGCTCGAAGGCCGGTATCCGGCGGGCACGCGGATCGCCGGCATCAGTTTTTTTCTCAGCGAAGGATGGCTCGCCCTCCGGCGCAAGGGCGACGAGACGCTCACGCGGCTGTGCGCGCACTGCGGCGCGGGCGGTCCGGCGCAGGGCGAATTGCCCGCGGCCTTGCGCAGCCATGCCATGCGGCTCTTGCGCAATCCGCATCATGGCGAAATGGGGCGCCTTTTCCTGGCGGCCCGGGCTCACGACCTGCTGCTCGGCCTGATCGAAAGCTTCGCGCGTCCCGGCCACACCGCCGCCGCGCCGTCGGTACCGGGGCTCATGCGCATGAGCCGCGCCCGCGACATTCTGGAGAGCCGCCTGGAAACGCCGCCCGGCCTGGATGAACTGGCGCGTCTGGCCGGCACCAGCGTCAGCGCCCTGCGCAAGGACTTCAAGGCCGCTTTCGGACTGCCGGTCGCCGCCTATGTGCGCAAACGCAGGCTGGAACTGGCCCGTGGCCAGCTGGAACAAGGCCAATCGGTCACGCAAGTCGCCTATCAGGCCGGGTACGATTCGCCGGCGAACTTCGCCACCGCCTTCAAACGCGAATTCGGCCTTCCACCTAGCGAACTGCGCCGGCGCTGA